The nucleotide sequence AGGCCATGGCCGGCAGCAGCAGGCCCATGACGCCGAAGACGAACGCGAGCAGCAGGAAGTACAGCGGCCAGATGCGCAGCGCGCGCCGCACGTAGAAGGTGCGGAAGTAGGCACCGCGCTCGCGCGTCTGCAGCAGGATGCGGGTAATCAGGAAGCCGGAGAGGACGAAGAAGAGGTCCACCCCCGCCCAGCCCGCCTGGAAGAGGCCGCCGAGCGACGCGGTCTGAATCTCTCCCAGCGAGTGGTAGGCAATCACCAACAGCACCGCCACGCCGCGCAGGCCGTCCAGCGCGGGAAGGTGGCCGGGCAGGCGCAGGGGCTCCGAGGGCACGGTCCTCATCTCGGGCGCGACCATAGCCGGGTTCCTTCGCGCGTCCCCATCAGGGCGCGGGAGCCTCGGCCGTCGAGGGCCCCGCCGCCCTGTCCCTACGAGCGGGCACCACGCTGAAGCGCTCGCCCGCCAGCCGGTCAAAGGTGAGCAGGCGGTAGCGCCGCAGCCACTCGGCCGCGGAGCCCGGGGCGGGTGACACGGCATCGCGCTCCGACAGCGGCAGGTACTCGCCGGAGGCCGTCTTGAGCACGTCGCCCTTCACCACCGGGACAGCGCGGGACAGCTCGGTGAGGAAGGCGAAGAAGCCGTGGGGCTTCATCCCCGCCGCTTCGAGGATGCGCGGCGTGAGCATGCCCATGCTCAGGTGGACGTCCTGCTTCGGCATCGCGAAGTTCGACCAGAGGACCACGGGGACCTCGGCCATGCGCTCGCGCTGGGTGTCCGTCCAGGGCTCCTGGAGGAACCCCGTCTCCCGATAGAGGGAGTAGTTGGGGCCCAGCATCGGCAGGTGGTCGCCGAAGACGACCAGCAGCGTCTTGCGCGGCCTCGCCTCCAGCGCCCGCACCAGCCGCTCCAGGGCGCGGTCCGCCTGTCGGAGCTTGTGCGCGTAGTTCGTCAGCAGGAGCTTGTTTTCGGGCGACAGCTCCCCCAGCACCTGGACCTCCTCCGCGCCGGTGAGCGGGAGGCTGTAGGGGCCATGGGTGGACATGGTGACGGCCATGACGAACCGGGGCCGGCCCGTGTCCTCGAGCTGCTGGAGGATGTGGTCCACGACGGCCTCGTCCGACACCCAGGGGCCCTCCAGCTTCGCGGAGGCGAAGTCGGTGAGCGGCTGGAACGCGTCGAAGCCCAGCAGCGGGTACACCACGTCGCGGCTCCAGTACCAGGCGTGGAACGGATGGATGGCCGTCGTCTGGTAGCCGGCGTCCCGGAACAGCGAGGGGAGCGCCTCGACGGGCTTCAGCACGTAGTGCTGGTACGGGAAGGCGCCATCCGGGACGAAGGAGGCCGACATGCCCGTGAGCAGCTCGAACTCCGCGTTGGCCGTGCCTCCACCGAAGGCCGGGCTGATGAGGTGGCCCGCGCTGTGGGTGGCGGCGAGCCCGCGCAGGAAGGGCAGCGGGTCCGTGCTGAGCCGCACGCCCAGCTGCGTCGGGTCCCAGAGGGACTCCGCCATGTAGATGACGACGTCGACCGGCTCGGCGGGCACGGGGGCGGGCGCCTCCGCGTCACGGCCCAGGGCGGAGCGCACGGCCTCCACCGAGTACGCGGCCCCTGGCTCCAGGCGCAGCCCCTCCCAGTTCCAGAGCAGCATCAGCGGCAGCCCGTTGACCTGGAAGTTGGAGCGCTGGTCCCACACCTGATGCATGACCCCGAAGCGGATGAAGGCCTTCGGGAGCAGGGGCACGTGCGCGAAGAAGGTGATGAGGCCGAGGTACGCCAGCGACGCCACGGCGAGGACTGCCCGCGCGCGCCCGGGCAGCGGGAAGCGGGGGCGGCCCCGCCTCACGGCGCGCACGGTGGCCACGACGGCGGCCAGCAGGACGAGGCCCGCGAGGATGGCGGCGAAGGCCCCGGCGCCGGGAAGCAGCGTGGGCGCGAGCGACGTCACCTGCCGCCACTCCAGGAAGTCCCAGGGCACCAGCGGCCTGCCGATGAGCTGGAGCTTCCGGATGTGGAGCGAGGACGTGAAGAGCAGGCCCGCGCCCACCAGGCCCAGCGCGACGCCGAGCCGGTCCGTCGCGGTCCAGAGCAGCCCCACCACGCCGGTGAGGACGCCCACGCTGATGGCCATCGACCAGAGGTTGCGCTCGTGGATGCCCTGAAGGCCCGCGGGTGAGAACGCCGCGATGGACAGCTCCGTCGCGGCGACAAGCCCGGCGGAGGCCAGGATGACGCCGAGGCATGGCCAGAGGACGGACCGCTTCTCCTGGAACGAGAGCGCCTGCGGGTTCAGTGGACGGCGTGCCAACTGCGAGCGTCTCCGGGTTGCGCGTACCGGCGTGAGGGACAGGAAGTGTGGGTCCCCACGGTCTATTCCATGAAGTGCAACGGAAGCGCAACGCAAGACGCCGGGCCGTTGCCTGACTGCTCCGTCCCCCGGGCCCCATGAGGTGGGTGCTGTCTGGGATTGCCACCGGACTCCAGGCAGCCGGGCGAGCGCGGGGCGCCGCGCTCACTTCATCGGAGGCTGCCCCAGGAGCGCCGCGCCGATGGCGCCCGCCAGTTCCCCCAGCTCCGCCACCAGCACCGGAGGCTGGCGCTCGGGGACGAAGATGTGCGGGCGCATGGCCTCGTGGATGTGCTTCGCGTAGTCGGGCCCGAGCCGCGTGCCCAGTCCGCCGCCGAGGATGACGGCCTCCACGTCCAGTAGATTGATGGCCGAGGCGAGGCCCGCGCCGAGCATCCTCACCGCCCGGTCGATGAGCCACGTCGCCAGGGTGTCCTCGTCCGCCAGCGCCTTGGACCAGATGCTGCTCGTCAGGCGGGGGCGCCCCTTCTTGTGCATCAGCTCGAAGAGCATCGTCTTCTCGCCCCTGCGCACGGCCTTGCGCGCCCTGCGCTCCATGGCCGCGCGGCCCGCGTAGGCCTCCATGCAGCCTCGCCGGCCGCAGCCGCAGCGGGCGCCTCCCGGCTTCACCACGACGTGGCCGACTTCCCCCGCCGCGCCGCGTCCGCGCCAGGGGACGCCGTTCAGCACGAGCCCTCCTCCCACGCCCGTGCCCCACCACACGCCCAGCACCGAGCGGTACGGCCGCCCCGCGCCCAGGCGGTACTCCGCGGCCACGGCCACCTGCACGTCGTTGCCGAGCGCCACCTTGCCCTCCACCAGGTCTCCCAGGTCGGCGGCCACGGGGTACGGCTCCTTCCAGCCCTGCCCCACGTTGCTGACGTGAGACAGCGTGCCCTTGTTGGCATCCACCGAGCCCGGCGCCCCGACGCCCACCCCCGCGAGCCGCTGGGGCGTCACGCCCGCGGCATGCGTGGCTTCCCGCAGGGTGCCGTACATCGCCTGCACCACGTCAGCCACGCTGCCATCTCCGGGCGTCGGATGCCGGGCATGACCGAGGACGGCGCCAGCCGTGTCGATGACCACGGCTTCAATCTTCGTCCCGCCCAGGTCGATGCCTCCCCAGACACTCGACGTGTCGGAGGAGGGCTCCTTCGTCATCTCGACGTCCACCGAGGTTGCCTTGTCCATCTCCCGCCTCCGGAGCCCCCATCCGCCCGGGCTGCCTTCCCACAAAGATGCGCAGTCCCCCGCGGGGCGGAGCGGGAGCGCTCGGAGGGCAGGGAAGCAGTCCGCGCGCCCGCCAGCAGGGCCCGTGTCGGCGACGCACGGCGCGACGGAGCCTCGTGCTGTTCGCGACAAACGCTTCCGTGACGGTTCGCACAGGCCCATCGTCGAGGCTCGCTGGGTTAGAACGACGCCTCTCAGTTGGGCTCGGGACACGGAAGGAGCACGGAATGGACCTCATCGGACAGCTCTCGCAGCAGCTCGGTGTGAACGGTACGCAGGCGCAGGGAGTGGCGGGCTCGTTGCTGAAGCTGGTGCAGGGCACGGTGAAGGAGAAGCTGGGTCCGGACGCCGCGAACCAACTGGGCAGCGCCATTCCGGAGATGGACTCCTGGCAGCAGGCGGGCACGTCGGCCCCCCAGCCCATGCCGGGCGCTGGCGGCGGGCTGATGGACGCAATCGGTGGGCTCGTGCGTGGCAACGACGGGGGCGGGGGCGGCGGGGGCGGGGGCGGCATGGGCGCCATGCTGGGTTCGATTGGTGGCGTGGCGGCGCAGGCCGGTGAGGTGGCCGCTGTCGTCTCGCTGCTGGGGCGCTTCAACATCGACGCGAGCAAGGCGTCGCTCGTGGCCCCGCTGCTGCTCGACTTCCTCAAGTCGCGCCTGGACCCGGGGCTCATCAGCAAGGTTCTCGCGGTGGTGCCGATGCTGTCCGGCGGTAGCGGCGGCGGCACGCCCGGCGGGGGTGGCGGCCTGGGAGGGTTGCTCGGCGGACTGATGGGCGGTCACTGAGCACGCCCGCCGACTCCAGGGAGGGCAGCCGGGCGAGCAGCAGCGCACGGCGCCCACCCCGGGTGCCACGCATTGTCTGGCGGAGGAGGGCCGAGGGGCTGGTACGCTGACGCGGACTCCCCTCCATGTCCTCTTCCTCTTCCGCCCCTCGCCGCGCTCCGCTCGACGCCTGCACCGGGCTGCGCTTCCTCGCCGCGATGGGAGTGGTCGGCTACCACTTCTATTGCCCGCCTTGTGAGCCGGGCGCGCCGACGTTTCTCGGCAACCTCTTCCAGGCGGGCTTCACCACGGTGAGCCTGTTCTTCGTCCTGTCTGGCTTCATCCTGGCCTACAACTACCTGGACGACCGCGGTGGCTTCGTGGGGACGAAGCGGGACTTCTACCGGGCCCGCTTCGCGCGCATCTACCCCATCTACCTGCTGGCGCTCGTGGTGGATGTGCCCTTCTTCATCCGCAGCATCCAGATGATTGAGCCCGCCGCGACGGCGGGCGAAGTGGCCCGCATCTCCTTGACGACCCTCACGCTGACGCAGGCGTGGTTGGAGCTGGGCCGGCCCACGTGGAACATCATGGCGTGGACGCTGTCGGCGGAGGCGTTCTTCTATCTCCTGTTCCCCCTGGTGGGCCCGTGGCTCGCGCGGCAGGGCACCCGGCGGTTGCTCGCGGTGGCGGTCGGGACCTGGCTGCTGGGCACCACGCCCTTCATCGCCGGAGCGGCCGTCTCGTGGTGGGGACTGGAGGGCTCCACCTCGCTCCTGGGCAGTGGCCTGCGCGCGTTCGGTCAGCTCCCCGCGCAGCTCATCCCCGTCACCCGGCTCCCCGAGTTCATCGTGGGCATCTGCCTCGGGCTGCTCTTCTGCCGCCGCACCCAGGCGGGCCGCGTGGCGGTGCGGACGGCGGGGCTGCTGGCCACCGGCGCCGTGCTCGTGACGCTCATCGTCCTGCTTCCCCCCAAGCCCTCGCCGGTGGTGCAGATGGGCCTGCTCGTGCCGCTGTTCGCGCTGAGCATCTGGCTGCTCGCGGGGGGCGTGGCCTGGAAGGGAATGCTGCTGGGCACGCGCCCGCTCGTGCTGCTGGGCGGGGCCAGCTACGCGCTCTACCTCACGCACGGCACGATGATGGGCTACGCGCTCGCGCTCAACACGCGCACCCTCGCCCTGCCCCACAACGGGGTCGCGCTGCTGCTGGTACCGGTGGCCATCGCCTGCTCGCTCGTCCTCTTCAAGGCAGTCGAAGAACCCGGGCGCGAGTGGCTCCGGCGAATCGGGCGGGCCCGACCCGCGGACGTCCCCGCGACGGGCTCCGTCTCGCGCTCCTGAGTGTGACGAGGGAGCGGTAAATCCTGAGCACCCAGGGATGGGATTGCGCCTCCACGGAGCGTTCAGGTGAAGCGTGGCTTGCGTCACTGTGCGCGGCTTGACGCCGATCTACCGTTCTGGTTCAAGGCACCGCCCCGTCGCAGCTGTCCGTGAGGAGTCGTCCTCGCAGCACACCTCCCATGTCCTTGGGAGCCGCAGGCATTTCCGCCTGCGCGGCGACGGGCACATCCGGAGACATCTTGGAACAGCTCGAGAGGGGGCCGCGCCTCGCGTGCGCCCTGGCGGTGTGCTGCGATCTTCCTTTCCAAGTGAACCCATGCGACAGCTCATCCCCATCATTTGCGTACTGTTCGCGTCGTGCAGACACTGGTCGGGGCCACAGGACCTCGCGGGCCGTCCGTTGCTCGTGTGTCACTCAAACCAGGTCGCCGGGCTCCCCCTCTGCAAGGAGGTGGGTGGCCAGTATCAACAGGCACTCGGTGTCGCGCGCGCGGATTTCGAGCAGGTCCTCAAGGGCCTTCCCACTGGCGGCGAGCAGGCTGACTTCCTGCGATGCATGAGCCAGCTGACCAGCTACAAGGTCGCGATTGGAATCCTGAATGAGGACATCCAGGTCTTCTTCATCCCAACCACCGTCTGCCTCGAGAAAGGGGACCTCATGTCGGGAGCGGGGGCGACCTACACGGTGCAGAGAAGCGACATGAAGATTCTCAACCGCCAGCTTCATGAATGACTGAATGAAGCCGTGCGTCAGCGCCCCACGACGCGCTGGCGCACGGAGGTGGCCACCGCCCACGGCGGGAAGCCCAGCACGTAGCGCCAGCGCGGCGCGGCCAGGTGGAGCGACAGGCCACGCCGGTACAGCCCCAGCGCCAGGTCCGCGCGCCGCAGCGACAGCAGCCAGTGCGACACGTGGCGGAGGTTGTAGAGGAGCATCTCCAGCCGCTCGCGCCTGCGGGCCGCGCCTCCTGGGTAGCGGCCCAGCCGCTCCTGCTCCAACTGGTACAGCGTGCCCTGGTAGCTCAGCTCCAGCGCCGAGGACGAGGAGCCTCCGTGCTGGCGGTAGCCCACCGTCACCGGCGCGCGCACCCACGCGAAGCCCGGCTCCGTACCCAGCCGGTACAGCAAGTCGTAGTCCTCGCCGTTGATGCGCTTCGGGGTGAAGCCGCCCACCCGCCGCAGCGCCTCCGTGCGCACCGCCACCACGCACGCGGTGCGCGGCGTCGCGTCCCCAGCGCTCGCCAGGTAGTCCGGGAAGCCCACCACGCGCACCGGCGCACACGTCACCCCGGCCAGCTCCTCGGGACGCGCGAAGGACGCTGCCGTGCCCATCACCACCGAGGGCCCGCCCTGCGCTCGCAGCACCTGCCGGTACGTGGCCAGCGTCCACGGGAACCACAGGTCGTCACTGTCCAGGAAGACGACGTACTCGCCGCGGGCCTCCTGGATGCCCAGGTTGCGCGCCGCGCCCGGGCCCGCGTTGCGCTGTTGCAGCAGCCGCACCCGCCCGCCATGCCGCGCCAGCGTCTCCAGCGTGTCGTCGGTGGACCCGTCGTCCACGACGAGCACCTCGTAGTCCGTCTCCTCCTGCGCGAACACCGACGCGAGGGTGTCCTCCAGCAGCCGTGCCCGGTTGTAGGTGGGGATGACGATGGAGAAGAACGGCATGCTCAGGACGGCCTCACACCCGGGCGCGCAGGCCCATCTCGGAGATGCGCAGGAAGGTGGCGAGCTGCCGCCGGTACTCCGTCACATTCGTGCGCCCGCGCAGCAGCGTCTGCGTCAGCACCGCCGCGTTGTAGGGCAGCGTACCCACCAGGATGGCCCGCATCGCCACCTCGTGCAGCCGGCCGTGGTGCTTGCGGAAGTACGCCAGCCGCGTGCGCCACAGCTCGATCCGCACCTTGTCCGGCCCCGTCACGGACGGACGGAAGGAGCGGTTCGCCAGGTGCGTAATCACCGCCTCCGGACAGAACGCCACCTCCCAGCCCGCCTTCCACGCCCGCACGCACCAGTCCGTGTCCTCGGTGTTGCCCAGCGGAGACAGCTGCTCGTCCAGCAGGCCCACCTCCGCGAGCGCCTCCTCGCGCACCACGATGCAGGCGCCCAGCACCCAGCTCACCCGGGCCTCCTCGTGCCCGTACTGCGCCGGGTCGATTTCCCGCTCCTTGAGGAAGTGCAGCGGGCGCGGCAGGAAGACGAGGTCGAAGAGCTGCCCGGACAGCGACATGGGCCGGAAGGTGCAGTTCTGGATGGTGCCGTCCGCGTTCAGCAGCCGCGCACCGGCCATGCCCACACGCGCGTTCTCGTCCATGAAGCGCACCAGCGCGTCGAACGCCCCGTCGTGGACGATGGTGTCGTCGTTGAAGATGCAGATGTAGCGGCCCCGGGCCGCGCGCAGCACCTGGTTGTGGTTGGCGGAGAAGCCCTTGCGCTCCGTGTTGAAGAGCCAGCGCACCTGCGGGAAGTCGCGCCGCATCGCCTCCACGCCCCGGCCGTCGGTGGCGTTGTCGACTATCCACACCTCGAAGGTGATGTCGCGCGTCGTCGCGTAGAGCGTGCGCAGGCAGTCGTGCAGCAACTCCGGGTTGCTGTGATTGACGATGGAGATGACCAGGTCGACCTTCTTCATCGAATCGCTCGCGTCCTTCATCACGTAGCCGGGCCCGCCGGAGCGGCCGACGCCGCCCGCCGTGCCCGGACGAAGCCCAGGATGTCCTTCAGCTCGCCGAGGAGCGACAGCGTCCCCGGCAGCC is from Pyxidicoccus trucidator and encodes:
- a CDS encoding LTA synthase family protein, with protein sequence MARRPLNPQALSFQEKRSVLWPCLGVILASAGLVAATELSIAAFSPAGLQGIHERNLWSMAISVGVLTGVVGLLWTATDRLGVALGLVGAGLLFTSSLHIRKLQLIGRPLVPWDFLEWRQVTSLAPTLLPGAGAFAAILAGLVLLAAVVATVRAVRRGRPRFPLPGRARAVLAVASLAYLGLITFFAHVPLLPKAFIRFGVMHQVWDQRSNFQVNGLPLMLLWNWEGLRLEPGAAYSVEAVRSALGRDAEAPAPVPAEPVDVVIYMAESLWDPTQLGVRLSTDPLPFLRGLAATHSAGHLISPAFGGGTANAEFELLTGMSASFVPDGAFPYQHYVLKPVEALPSLFRDAGYQTTAIHPFHAWYWSRDVVYPLLGFDAFQPLTDFASAKLEGPWVSDEAVVDHILQQLEDTGRPRFVMAVTMSTHGPYSLPLTGAEEVQVLGELSPENKLLLTNYAHKLRQADRALERLVRALEARPRKTLLVVFGDHLPMLGPNYSLYRETGFLQEPWTDTQRERMAEVPVVLWSNFAMPKQDVHLSMGMLTPRILEAAGMKPHGFFAFLTELSRAVPVVKGDVLKTASGEYLPLSERDAVSPAPGSAAEWLRRYRLLTFDRLAGERFSVVPARRDRAAGPSTAEAPAP
- a CDS encoding ROK family protein, which produces MDKATSVDVEMTKEPSSDTSSVWGGIDLGGTKIEAVVIDTAGAVLGHARHPTPGDGSVADVVQAMYGTLREATHAAGVTPQRLAGVGVGAPGSVDANKGTLSHVSNVGQGWKEPYPVAADLGDLVEGKVALGNDVQVAVAAEYRLGAGRPYRSVLGVWWGTGVGGGLVLNGVPWRGRGAAGEVGHVVVKPGGARCGCGRRGCMEAYAGRAAMERRARKAVRRGEKTMLFELMHKKGRPRLTSSIWSKALADEDTLATWLIDRAVRMLGAGLASAINLLDVEAVILGGGLGTRLGPDYAKHIHEAMRPHIFVPERQPPVLVAELGELAGAIGAALLGQPPMK
- a CDS encoding DUF2780 domain-containing protein; this encodes MDLIGQLSQQLGVNGTQAQGVAGSLLKLVQGTVKEKLGPDAANQLGSAIPEMDSWQQAGTSAPQPMPGAGGGLMDAIGGLVRGNDGGGGGGGGGGMGAMLGSIGGVAAQAGEVAAVVSLLGRFNIDASKASLVAPLLLDFLKSRLDPGLISKVLAVVPMLSGGSGGGTPGGGGGLGGLLGGLMGGH
- a CDS encoding acyltransferase family protein; translated protein: MSSSSSAPRRAPLDACTGLRFLAAMGVVGYHFYCPPCEPGAPTFLGNLFQAGFTTVSLFFVLSGFILAYNYLDDRGGFVGTKRDFYRARFARIYPIYLLALVVDVPFFIRSIQMIEPAATAGEVARISLTTLTLTQAWLELGRPTWNIMAWTLSAEAFFYLLFPLVGPWLARQGTRRLLAVAVGTWLLGTTPFIAGAAVSWWGLEGSTSLLGSGLRAFGQLPAQLIPVTRLPEFIVGICLGLLFCRRTQAGRVAVRTAGLLATGAVLVTLIVLLPPKPSPVVQMGLLVPLFALSIWLLAGGVAWKGMLLGTRPLVLLGGASYALYLTHGTMMGYALALNTRTLALPHNGVALLLVPVAIACSLVLFKAVEEPGREWLRRIGRARPADVPATGSVSRS
- a CDS encoding glycosyltransferase family 2 protein; translation: MPFFSIVIPTYNRARLLEDTLASVFAQEETDYEVLVVDDGSTDDTLETLARHGGRVRLLQQRNAGPGAARNLGIQEARGEYVVFLDSDDLWFPWTLATYRQVLRAQGGPSVVMGTAASFARPEELAGVTCAPVRVVGFPDYLASAGDATPRTACVVAVRTEALRRVGGFTPKRINGEDYDLLYRLGTEPGFAWVRAPVTVGYRQHGGSSSSALELSYQGTLYQLEQERLGRYPGGAARRRERLEMLLYNLRHVSHWLLSLRRADLALGLYRRGLSLHLAAPRWRYVLGFPPWAVATSVRQRVVGR
- a CDS encoding glycosyltransferase family 2 protein, producing MKKVDLVISIVNHSNPELLHDCLRTLYATTRDITFEVWIVDNATDGRGVEAMRRDFPQVRWLFNTERKGFSANHNQVLRAARGRYICIFNDDTIVHDGAFDALVRFMDENARVGMAGARLLNADGTIQNCTFRPMSLSGQLFDLVFLPRPLHFLKEREIDPAQYGHEEARVSWVLGACIVVREEALAEVGLLDEQLSPLGNTEDTDWCVRAWKAGWEVAFCPEAVITHLANRSFRPSVTGPDKVRIELWRTRLAYFRKHHGRLHEVAMRAILVGTLPYNAAVLTQTLLRGRTNVTEYRRQLATFLRISEMGLRARV